The nucleotide sequence GAGCAGATTTCTACGTTGATCGCCGGCTTCACCGACCGCGTCTCAAAGGTGTTGCCACACGCGCACGTCACCTTCGACGTCACATATTCCGGGTGAATACCACTCTTCACGAAACACTCTCCTT is from Candidatus Hydrogenedentota bacterium and encodes:
- the rpmE gene encoding 50S ribosomal protein L31 → MKSGIHPEYVTSKVTCACGNTFETRSVKPAINVEICSACHPFFTGKQKFVDSEGRVDRFNRKYGKKN